The Rhodococcus sp. B50 DNA window GGTCCTCACTGAGGTGGTAGCCCTGCTCGGGAGTCTTCGGAGGCAGGACGACGGTCGTGTTGCGGACGAGATTCGGCTCGTACTGCGACGCCTCACCGGCGAGGAAGCCGTAGAAGTAGTCGAACCCGACTCCGGTGGGCCAGTTGTCGAAGGGACCGGCCGCGGTGGTCTCCTCCGCCGGGGTGTTGTGCCACTTGCCGAAAGCCGCTGTGGTGTAACCGTAGTGGCGTAGCACCTCGGCTCCGGTGGCGCTCGATTCCGGGATGTGCCCGGAATAACCGTCCCAATCGTTGGCGAGTTCGGCGATCTGTCCGTTTCCCACGCGATGGTGGTTGCGTCCGGTGAGCAACGATGCGCGCGTCGGCGAACACATCGCCGTGGTGTGGAAGCGGTTGTAACCGATCCCTTCGCCGAGCATGCGACCGAGGGTGGGTGTGCTCACTTCGCCGCCGAACGCGCTCGGCAGACCGGGACCCGCGTCGTCGATGAGGACGACGAGAATGTTCGGAGCGTCCTCGGGAAGGCGACGGTGCTGTGCGCGTGGGCTGTAGACCGATTCCTGCATGGTCCGTCCGGCGATGCTTCCTGACGGCATCGGTGGGAACGGCAGACTTTCTCCGCCCGGGATCGGATCCGGACGCAGATCCTGGCTCATGGTGGATGCCTCTTCTCACCCCCATCCGCTCCAGTACACCACCGGTATCGGACCGAATGCACCCCTGATCAGGGTGAAACCTGCCCTGTCACGTACGAATGATGCACCGGAATCCGATATGGCACGTCGAGGTTTCCGCGGTGTCGCCCTGGCGGGCCGCGGGTCGGTACCGCAGGCAATAGTTCGGGGCACACAGGTGCGATCCGCCCTTGATGACGCGACGCGGATACGCCTCGCGCGGATCCTGTTCGGCTTTGTCGACCCGGGGATTCGTCGGGATGCAGCACGACGACGCCGGCGCGACGTTCTTGCCGCTCGAAGCATGGTTTGCGGTGAAGTGGTCGGCCGTCCACTCCCACACGTTGCCCGCCATGTCGTGGAGGCCGTACCCGTTCGGTCGGAAGTGTCCGACGGGTGAGGTTCCGGCGAATCCGTCCGTCTCGAGGTTCTGCCACGGGAATTCTCCTTGCCAGACGTTGCCGCCGGGCCGACCCTTCGGTTCGTGCTCATCGCCCCATGTAAATGCCTTACGGTCGAGTCCACCGCGGGCCGCGAACTCCCATTCCGCTTCGGTCGGCAGTTCCTTGCCGGCCCATTCGGCATAGGCCCGGGCATCGAACCACGACACGTGCGTGACGGGATGCCGTTCCCGCCCGCCGGCGGTGCTGCCGGGCCCTTCCGGGTGGCGCCAGTCGGCACCCGGGACGAACGACCACCACCGTGTGTAGTCGTCGAGCGGTACCGGCCCCGGCGGAGGCGTGAACACGAGCGAGCCAGGTACGAGCAGGGACGGATCGGCGCCCGGATAGTCGGCGGGGTCGGGCGCGACTTCGGCGGTCGTGACGTGGCCGGTGTCCTTCACGAAGCGTCGAAACTCGGCGACGGTCACCGGATGCGTGTCCATCCAGAAGCCGTCGACCGTCACCTGGTGGACCGGTCGTTCTTCCGGATAGAAATCCTCGGACCCCATCCAGAACGTGCCCCCGGGGATGAGAGTCATGTTCTGGGTAACAACACTCGCCATGACGTCAGCCTCGCACGGCCCGGGTCACGGCGCGAGGGACGCAGACCGACTCGACGAGACCACGCATTCGCCGGTCCCGCTCCGGCCCCGTGCCGCAGACTCGGGACATGCCCTCTACATCGACGGAACTGTCCCCGATGCTGGCGACCCTCGGCCCGCCGCCGACCGGGAACTGGGCGTTCGAGATGAAATGGGACGGCCAGCGCACCCTCGCCACGGTCGCCGACGGACAATGTCGGCTGACCAGCCGCACCGGCAACGACATCACCCGAAGTTTCCCCGAACTCCCGCACGAGCTCACCACTGCGACGGGCGGCCGGGACTGCATCGTCGACGGTGAGATCGTCACCCTGGACGCCGGCGGCCGGCCGGCCTTCGCCCGGTTGCAGCGCCGCATGCACGTCCACCGTCCCACCGAGGAACTACGCGTCGAGTTTCCGGTCCTGATCTACCTCTTCGACGTCCTCGCTCTCGACGGACACTCCACGACGGAGTTGTCCTATCTCGAGCGCCGGGCGGTCCTCGACGATCTGGTCGTCCCCGGCCCGCGGGTTCAGCTGTCGCCGTATCGGACCGACGTGGCCGCACCGACCATGCTCACCGTCGCCCGCGAACACGGTCTCGAAGGGATCATCGCCAAGGATCCGGATGCTCCGTATCTGCCCGGAACCCGCAGCGACGGCTGGATCAAGACACCACTGCGGCGGAACACCGAGGTTGTGGTCGTGGGCTGGCTTCCCGGAGCCGGGAAGGCAGCCGGAGGTATCGGCTCGTTGCTGCTCGGCGCGCACGACGACGAGGAGCGGTTGGTGTTCATCGGCCGGGTCGGGACCGGATTCACCGCCGCGACGCGTCGTGAGTTGCGGTCGCAGCTACGTCCGCTGGAGCGACCCACCACCCCCCTGACGGTCGCGCCACCGGTCCGGGAGACCCACGGCGCCCACTGGGTGGAGCCGATCCTCGTCGGGGAGGTCGAGTATCGGGAGTACGCGGGCGGAAGCCTGCGGCATCCGAGTTGGCGAGGACTCCGGACCGACAAGACCGTGCCGGAGGTCGATCTGCCCGGCCGACACTGACCATTCCTCCGGCAGACGGTCATCCGTCGGTGCCGCGCTGCGGACACCAGAGGACCACGCAGGGCGAGATAGGGTGACGACCGATGACTGCCGCTCGTAAGTCCGTGTCCCAGCGCGTCCTCTGACTCGCGATTGTCGTGTTCGCCGGTTGGTGCCATCTCGTCCCGTGTGCCGGGGCCCTGATCAATCCGCCCGGAAAGCGTTACCGCATAACGACATAGAAGAGCCTGCGTTCCCGCGCGGCACCACTGCCTCGATGACGTCGAGGGACTACGGTGATGTGCATGGACGCCCGCCGCCTGGTCGCCGATGCCCGAGTTGCCCGTCTGGCCACCGCGGACGGAGCCGGCAAGCCGCACCTCGTCCCGATCGTGTTCGCCCTCGACAACGACGTGATCCACACGTGCGTCGACGACAAGCCGAAATCCACCCGACGCCTACGTCGCCTCGCCGACATCGCCGAGAACCCGCGGGTGTGCGTGCTCGTCGACCACTACAGCGACGACTGGGCGCAACTGTGGTGGGTTCGAATCGACGGTATCGCCACAGTCCACGACGCCGACACCGACGAGGGCGCCGCCGGTCTCGACGCCCTCGTCCGCAAATACCCGCAGTACCAATCGCAACGACCACCGGGACCGGTGATCACCATCGGCGGGCTGTGCTGGCGTTCCTGGTCGGCATGAGTCACCCGTCCACGCAAGAGTGATTCGACCCTGGCACACCCACTATCTTAGCGCTAAGATAAATGACACCGTGTCCCGCAACCAGGAGTGATCACGATGTCCCTGACCACCGTCAGCGCCCACCATCCCTACAGCCCCGCCTTCATTGCCGGCGATCTCGTCTTCGTCTCCGGCGCCCTCTCCGTCGACCCCGAAGGCGTGGCGGTCGAGGGGCGTGACGAAGCCCTCGACGCCGCGATCGACCGCATGACCGACCGGCTCGCCGTGGTCGGCGGCAAACTGGAGGACGTCGCCAAGCTCACCTACTACGTCACCGATCTGTCGTTGCGTGAGGAGGCGAACCGCCAGTTCGAGCGGCTGTTCGCCGAGCCGCGACCGGCTCGCACCTTCGTCGAGGTCAGCGCCCTGCCCTACGGTGCGACCGTCGAGATCGACGCGATCGCCACCGCGACGCGCTGAGACCCGAACTCCCCACGCGCCCCGCGCTGCCCGTATCGTGAGGGATGCCTTGGCGCTCAATCACTGAGGCCAAGAATTTCCGACAGCACGAGGAGGGCACGTGGGGCGCGACAGGGTTCCCGACCGTGACGCCGTCGACGACATCGTCGACCAATGGGCCCGCGAGTGGCCCGGCCTGGACGTCACCCCCCTCGAGGTGCTCGGACGCCTCCACCGCACGTATCTGCGGTATCAGAGCGCGATCGGCCGCGTCTTCGACGAATACGGCATCAACATGGCCTCGTTCGACGTTCTGGCCGCACTGCGCCGCGCCGGGAAGCCGTACCGCATGACCTCGGGTCAGCTCGCGGAGAGTTCACTGGTCACCACCGGTGGGATCACGCTGCGCATCGACCGACTCGAGAAGGCCGGACTGGTGCGACGCGAACGCGACGCAGAGGATCGGCGCATCGTGTACGCCGAACTCACCCCCGCCGGAAAGAAACTCATCGACGAGATCGCGGTTGCGCACTTCGAGAACGAGACGCGCATGCTCGCCGAGCTGTCGAGGAACGACCAGGGCGAACTCGTGCAGCTGCTGCGCAAACTCGAGCACTCCCTCGTCCGACACCAGGGCGGATGACTACCACTCGTCGTTACCGTTGCATCCCGACGAATCACACAACCCACATAGGAGAGAGCGGCGGAGACCGAAGTCTCCGCCGCTCTTCCGCTCGTCAGCCGGCCATCTCCTTGGCGAGTTCGTCGGCGCGGGAACGGTACAGGCGGCGCAGGCGCATCACCCCGAGGTCGTGCTGGTAGAGATTCTCGGCCCGATCGGCGTCGGGGGCCATGCCCTCGAGCATGACGCGGTCCTGCTCGAGGACCTCCCAGTGGCGTTCCTCGAGTACCGTGCGGTACAGGAACCGCCACACGTCGCGTTCCCAGCCCTGCACCCGGCGGTAACGCCAGAAGAGCACCGCGGTGGTCTCGGCGTCGATGGGGGTGCCCATGCCGACGATTCCGAACGATCCGCCCGGGCCGGCGGTGGGCGGATACGGGATCTCGAGGTCCACCCAGTCGACGCCGGTGCGGCAGTACTCGACCCAGTCGAAGTTGACCCCGCGCTGATCGGTCTTCTCGAAGAAGAAACCGCGATCGGTCTCCCGGATACGGAATCGCGCGGAGGTCTCGCCGCCGAACATCGAGTGCGATTCGTGGTGCAGGAAAGCGCCGTGCATTGGGTCGAGGAGGTTCTCGAGGGCGAACCGCCACGGCGCTTCCCATTCGGCGTAGCAGAGGAAGGCCGAGACATCCTCGTCCTCGAGCGGATCCGGAAGATCCAGCGGTGCGGGCTCGACGTCGGGGTCGGTGCCGAACCAGGCCAGGATCGCGCCGCCCACCTCGCGTACGGGCAGCGAGGCCACCAGCTTCTTTCCTTCGAGGTTGCAGCCGGGCATGCCCGGCACCCTCGCGACGGTGCCGGTACCGTCGATCTCGACGCCGTGGTACTTGCAGGCGATGCGATCGCCGAGGTGCACACCCTGCGAGAGCGGGGCGCCGCGGTGCGGGCAACGGTCGGCGAGCATGCGGACCGTGCCGTCGGAGCCGCGGTACAGAACCCAGTCCTCTCCCAGCCGGCGCAGCTTGCGGATGCTGCCGCGTTCCACGAAGTCGGACGGGCACACGGCGTGCCACTGGTTGCGCATGCCGGTCGCGAAGATCTCGTCGGCGGTGAGGGTACGGTGCAATCGATTGACCATGGTCAGGCTCCGATCCGGCGCATCTCGGCGGTAAACGATTCGGCGGTCCATTCCTGCGCGTCGGGCGCGTGGATTCCGGAAGCGTTGAGTCCGCGGACGAGTCCGTCGAGGTCGTGGACGCCGGATCCGAAGACGGCTTCGATGGCCTTGGCGAGTTTGGTCTCGTAGGGGGTGGGGTCGGCCGTGCGGGCCTGATTGATCACCAGGTACCGATCCATCGGGAGGTCCTTTCTACAGATCCAGCACCAGCTCGGCGGAGCGGGCGCGGGAGACACAGATCATCATGGTGGCGCCGGACTCCTGTTCGGCGGCCGAGAGCAGGGAGTCGCGGTGGTCGGGGGTCCCACACAGGACGCGGGTCTCGCACGTGCCGCAGATTCCTTCGCGGCACGAGTTCGGTACGTCCACACCGGCTTCCTCGAGGGTGTCGAGGACGGTCTTCTCCGGTGCGACGGTGGCGGAGATTCCGGAGCGTTCGCACACCACCGTGAACGACGCGTCGGCGGCAGCGTCGGTCTTGCGTTCCTTGGCCTTGAACCGTTCGAGCCGAATAGCCCCTGCCTGCCAGCGGTCGGCGAACGCCTCGACGGCGGTGAGCAACCCGTCGGGCCCGCAGGCGTAGACGAGGGTGTCGGGCCGGGAGGAGCCGAGGATCGACGGCAGGTCGAGCATTCCGTCGGCGTCCTCGGCAACGAGGTGCACCCGGTCGCCGTAGGGGGCGAGTTCGTCGACGAAGGCCATCGTCTCCTTCGAACGGCCGCCGTAGTGCAGCTCCCAATCGGCGCCGGCGCGGTCGGCTTCGCGCACCATCGCGAGGACGGGGGTGATGCCGATGCCGCCGGCGAGGAAGACGTAGCGTGGCGAGGGCAGCAGTTCGAAGTTGTTGCGCGGGACGCTCACGGTGATGACATCGCCCGGGCGGATGGCTTCGTGGACGCGGCGGGATCCGCCGCGACCGGCCTTCTCGTGCAGCACGGCGACGCGGTAGCCGGTCTTGTCGTCGGGGTCTCCGCACAGGGAGTACTGCCGGATGTGACCACCGCCGAGGTGCAGGTCGAGGTGGGCGCCGGGGGTCCAGTGGTCCACAGCCGCTCCGTCGGGTCGCTCCAGGCGGAGCGAGAGGACTCCGGTGGATTCGACCCGCATCTGACGGACCATGAGGTCGACGGTCTCAGCAGTCATGATCACCCTCCGAGTAATTGATTCAGTACTCATTATCTTAGCGCTAAGATGTTACTCGCGCCACAGTCGATCCGAGATTTCTTTTCCGGCTGGGCTACGTGCCTGGCACCGTCACCGGCGGCGTGAACGGCGCCGGCATCTCCCCGTACGAGGCCAGGTCGACCTCGACGATCACCGGGGCCTGCAGCGACACCGCACCCTCGAGCACCGGGTGCGCCTCCCCCGCCGATCCGATGCGCCGGTACTCGACCCCGATCGCCCGCGCGAGCAGCGCGAAGTCCGGGGTGGTCAGGTCGACGGCGTAGGGCCGTTGCCCCGAGCCGGTCTGCATGTTGCGCAGCACCCCGTAGCCGCCGTCGTTGCAGACGAGCAGCACCAGCCACGGCTTCTCCTGCGCCATCGTCAGGACCTCACCGAGGTGCACCGCCAGTCCCCCGTCTCCGACGAGCGCCAGGGTCGGCCGGGTCTCGTCGGCCAGGGCCGCGCCGATCGCCATGCCGAGGCCCTGCCCGATGCCGCCGCCGCGCGGGAAGATGTTGCTGCGCGGGTCGTAGACGGGCAGGAGTCGGTTGCCCCACGAACTCGACGCGATCGTCACGTCCCGAGCGATGACGGCATCGTCGGGCAGCACGGCGCGCACTGCATCGCACAAGACCGCGTGGTCACCGAGACCGGTGCGCTGGTTCTCCCGCACACGCTGCCGCGTCTCGCGGGCGCGTTCCGTCCACGCTGCCTCGACGGCATCGCCGAGTCCATCGAGTTCCAGTACCGCCGAGAGGAATTCACCGACCTCGCCGACAACCGGCAGATCCGCGGCAAATACACGGCCGGGTGCGGCCGGATCCAGATCCACCTGCACGTGCCGCGGGGGCATCGGGATCGAGTAGTCGCCGGTCTCGTTGGAGCGGAAGTGGGTGCCCAGTGAGACCACGAGGTCGGCGTCGGCGAGCAGCGCCCGGCCGAGCGGCGACGAGCCGTAATTGCCGATGCACAGCCGGTGGCTCTCCGGCACGGCGCCGCGACCGGAGTTGCTGGTCAGCAGCGGCACACCCCAGCGGTCGACGAGGGCGGTCAGCGTGTCCCCTGCCCGCGCTGCCCCGCCACCCGCCCAAATCACCGGTCGCCGGGCCTGCGCGATCGCAGCGAGCGCCGCCTCCACCTGGGCGCGGTCCGCGCTGCGCGGCATCCCGAGCGTGACCGGTGCCGGTTCGAGGGTGTAGTCGTCGGCGTACTGCAGGTCGATCGGCCATTCGATGCTGGCCGGTCCGCCCGGTGTCGACAACGCGTGGGCGACGGCTTCGCGCAGTACTTTTCCGGCACTGCCGGTGTCGAGGATCGTCGCGGCGTGCGCCGAGACCGCCTCGAGCATGCCGAGCTGATCCTTCGTCTCGTGGATGAACCCGCGGCCCGAGCCGAGGAAGCGCGACTCGATCTGTCCCGTCACGTGGAGCACCGACGTTCCGGCACTGAGGGATTCGATGAGGGAGCCAGCGGCGTTGCCGGCCCCCGTGCCGGTACTGGTGAGGGCACAGCCGAGTCCTCCGGTGGCACGGGCGTATCCGTCGGCGGCGTTGACGGCGGTCGCCTCGTGTCGCACGGGCACGAACCGCAGGTGCCGGCTCACCGCTTCCACCAGCGGCTGGTTGTGCACGCTGACGATGCCGAAGACGGTGTCGACACCGGCCTCGCGCAGCACCTGGACCAGCAGATCCCCACCGTTACCCGAGCGTGCGGTCATGACATTCCTTTCAGACATAGCGCGCGACACCGCCGCACACGTCGATGCTGGTGCCCGTCACATACGACGAGCGGGGTGAGAGCAGGCCGACGATGTGGAAGGCCACCTCGTCGGCGGTGCCGAAGCGTCCGAGCCCGATACCGCGGTCGGCGGCGATCTCGGCCTCCCACTCGTCGAAACTTCCGGTGTAGCCGGAGTTCTCGTAGCGGCGACGCCACTGTCCGGTGTCGACGAGACCGAGGGCGACCGAGTTGACGCGGATCCCGTCGCCGGCCAGTTCCAGCGACAGCGACTTGCTCAGATTCAGCAGTCCGGCCCGTGCGGCGCTGGTGGTGACCAGCTTGGTCTCGGGCTGACGCGCGAGCACCGCGGAGATGTTGACGATCGACGCCGCATCCGATTTCCGCAGCAGCGGGAGCGCTGCGTCGACGGTGTTGAGCACGCTCGAGAACTTCAGGTCGAACTCGTCGCGCCAGTCGTCGAGGGTGGTGTCGGCGCGGGCCTTCATCCGCGAGTTGCCGGCGTTGTTGACCAGGCCGTCGAGTCCGCCGAACCGCTCGTATCCGCCCTGGACGAGGGCCCCCACCGCGGCGGGGTCGCGGACGTCGCAGGCCGCGGCGTGCACCCGATCGCGTCCGGGCAGCGCGTCCAGCGCGGCGTTGAGCCGCTCGAGGTCGCGGGCGCAGGTGACGACGTTGGCACCTTCCGCGAGCAGCATGGTGACGGTCGCGAGACCGATGCCGGAGCTGCCGCCGGTGACGAGACAGGTGCGGTTGTTCAGAAGCAGGTCCACAACCCGGTCCTTCCGTGAGATCAGTGCAGGACTCGAAGAGTCAGTGCAGGACGAAGCCGCCGTCGACGACCAGTTCCTGCCCGGTGATGTACGACGCTTCGTCGCCCATGAGGAAGGCGACGGCGCCGACGAGATCGGCGGGCTGCTGCGGCCGGGTCAACGCCCGATTCAGCCGGTACAGATCGTGCCGGTGTTGCGGAACGAACTGTGCCGATTCGCTTTCCGTCAGACCGGGTGAGACGGTGTTGACGGTGACCCCGTACGGGCCGAGGTCGCGTGCCATGGTGCGGGTCAGCGCCGACACTCCGCCCTTGGAGGCGATGTAGTGCGTCAGGCGCGGCGATCCGTACAGCGCAGCGTCGGAACCGATGGCGACGACCCGGCCGGTGCCGTGCTGCTCGGCGTAGTCGAGGATCGACGGGACGAGGGCGCGGCTGACGAGGAAGGTGCCCCGCAGGTTCACGTTCAGCACCCGGTCCCATTCCTCGACGGCCAGTTCGTGCACGGCCTTGCCGCCGACGCCGTCGGCGAGAGCGGCGTTGTTGACCAGTCCGTAGACCGATCCGTCGGCGGTGACCTGCGCAGCGAAGGCGTCGACGGAGTCGGCGTCGGCGAGGTCGACGTGCACGAACCGCGCGGAGATGCCGTCGGCGCGCAGTTTCGCGGCGGCGTCCTCACCGTGGGGGTTGATGTCGGCGATCCAGACCGCGGCGCCGGCGTCGCCGAGGCGGCGCGCGATGGCCAGTCCGAGGCCGCGCGCCGCTCCGGTGACGACAATCGTGCGGTCGTCGAGGGTGCCCACGCTCAGTCCCGGGAGATGCCGAAGACGGCGGAGGTCTCCGGGTAGGTCGGGACCTGCGGCTTCTGCGTGCCGATGATGACGCAGAACAGGGCGTCGGTGGTGCCGGTGTTCTCGAGGCTGCGCGGCACCCCGGCGGGGACGACGATCATGTCGCGGTAGCCGAGGGTGCGCTTCTCGACGACGCCGTCGCGGTGGATGCCGACCTCGACCTCGCCTTCGAGGACGAAGAACGCTTCCTCGGCGTCGTGGTGGGTGTGCTCGGGGCCTTCGGCACCGGCGGGCAGCAGCATGTTGGAGAAGGTGAAGCCGCGCGACGGGATGGTGCGGTTGTCGTTCTCGTGGTTGCCGGTGGCGCCGGAACCGACGTAGCGGATCTGGGCGCGGCGGAACCGGTCGCCGGCCTTGGCCTGGAATCCGAGGGTGTCCCAGTCCTCGTGGCGGGTGCCACGGGTGAGGATGAGCGAGTCGGTGAATTCCTTCAGGTCCGAGGTGGTGTAGTCGAGTGCCATGGTGATGCTCCGTTCCGGAATCGATGCGGGTGGGGTCAGACGTGCGCGGGGGTGTGTTCGCGCAGGCGTTCGGTGATGTGGACGAAGGATTCGGTCCACGCGTTGAAGGCGTCGGGGCGTTCCTGGTTGGCGAGGTGCCCTGCGCCGCGGAGGGTCACGAATACCGCGCCGGGGATGCCGCCGGCGAGTACTTGACTCGCGGGGACACCGGTGACGGTGTCGGCGTCCCCGCACAACACGAGAGTGGGGACGTCGATGTTCGCGAGGTCGCCGGTGTGGTCGGTCGCGGCCATCGACTCGGCGGCGTGGCCGTAGCCGGGTAGCCGGACCGAGCCGGCCATGATGTCGGTTACGCGGTCGACGAGGTCGTCGGGTGCCTCGGGTGAGAGCAGACGTGGTGCGCGCCGCGCAGCGAAGTCGGCGGGGCCGTTCGCTGCGAGGTCGGCGGCCCGGGAGCGCATCGCCGAGGCGGTGTCGGCGTCCGTGCCCGAACCGGCGTGGGTGTCTCCGAGGATCAGGCTGCGCACGAGGCCCGGGTGGCGCAGGGCCAGCCGGGTCGCGACGACGCCTCCCCACGACATGCCGAGGACATGGGCGCCGTCGTCGCCGCAGTGTGCGCGGATGACGTCGGCGGCGGCGTCGGCGTAGTCGTCGAGGTCGAACGGGCGGTCGGGATCGTCGCTGCGGGCGTAACCGGGCGCGTCCCAGGCCAGGATGCGCAGGGAGTCACCGAGACCGGAGAACTGTGGGGAGAAGCTGTCGGAGCTGCCGCCGATGCCGTGCAGCATCAGCACGGCCGGTCCGGTGCCGTAGTCGGCGACGTGGATCATGATGCCTGCCCGAGGTCGTAGCGTTCGAAGGCACCGGGGTCGGGGATGCCGGCCATGTGCTCACGCACCTGACGCGAGGGTGGTCCGGCGGTGCCCCAGAGGTCGGACAGTTCCGGGACGCGGCGCCACACCCGGCACAGCCAGCGGTCCTCGTCGACCTGTGCGATGCCGGAGGTGTACTCGCACACCAGACCGGCGGGGTCGGCGAAATAGGAGAAGGTGTTGTCGCCGGGCCCGTGCTTGCCCGGTCCCCACAGGGGCAGTTGCCCGTGGTGGCGCAGCCGGCCGATGCCGCGCATGAAGTGATCCACGGTGGGCATCTCGTAGGCGACGTGGTTGACCGACGCCCACTGCGCCTGGTTGAAGGCGATGCTGTGGTGATCGGAGTTGCAGCGCAGGAACGCCATCTGGTGTTCGGACCAGTCGGAGACGCGCATGCCGAGGACGTCGCAGTAGAAGCGGACGGCGGCGTCGATGTCGACGGTGTTGAGCACCACGTGGGTGACACCGACCGGGACGGCGTCCTCGCGACCGAGGGCGGGAACGGCGAGGGTGTCGGCGACGAGCTCGAGTATGCGTCCCTCGGGATCGACGATGCGCAGTCCGTATCCCCCACCGACGTCGTCCAAGGGCGCGGGGCCGAAGACGACGGGGATGTCCCAGGCGGTGACGCGCCGGGCGGCTTCGTCGACCTCGGCGGGCGTGGAAACCGCGAAGCTGATGCGGCCCAGTCCGTTCCGGTCGGCCTGGGTGAGCTGTAGGGCGTGGTGCTGGTCGCCGGTGCCGCGCAGCCAGGCCCCCTCGCGGCCCTGTTCGACGACGCGCAGGCCCCAGACCTGGGAGTAGAAATCGGTGGATTCGGCGGCGGCGTGCGTGCGCAGCTCGACGGAGCGTAGGCGCCGCAGTCGGGCGATCGGTTGGTTCATGACGATCCCTCCAATGTCTTACAGGTCACTATCTTACCGCTAAGATATTTGAGTGTACAGAGCCGATTCCGGCCGCATGGCCGGGGATCAGTCGGCCCAGGCGTCGGGGCCATCGTCGAGCCCGAAATACACGCTCTTGCACCGCGAATAGGCGGCGATGCCGTCGCGGCCCTTCTCGACGCCGAGACCGCTCTCCTTCACCCCACCGAACGGGGTGGAGATGCTGAAGCGTTTGTAGGTGTTGATCCACACCGTGCCGGCGTCGAGGCGCCGCGCGAGCCGCCACGCACGGCGGTAGTCGCGGGTCCAGATCCCGGCGGCCAAGCCGAACACCGAATCGTTCGCCTGTGCGAGGAGGTCGTCCACGCCATCGAACGGCAGGGCCACGAGGACGGGGCCGAAGATCTCCTCGCGGCACACACGGGTGTCGTTGGTCAGCCCC harbors:
- a CDS encoding SDR family oxidoreductase codes for the protein MDLLLNNRTCLVTGGSSGIGLATVTMLLAEGANVVTCARDLERLNAALDALPGRDRVHAAACDVRDPAAVGALVQGGYERFGGLDGLVNNAGNSRMKARADTTLDDWRDEFDLKFSSVLNTVDAALPLLRKSDAASIVNISAVLARQPETKLVTTSAARAGLLNLSKSLSLELAGDGIRVNSVALGLVDTGQWRRRYENSGYTGSFDEWEAEIAADRGIGLGRFGTADEVAFHIVGLLSPRSSYVTGTSIDVCGGVARYV
- a CDS encoding 3-oxoacyl-ACP reductase family protein, with translation MGTLDDRTIVVTGAARGLGLAIARRLGDAGAAVWIADINPHGEDAAAKLRADGISARFVHVDLADADSVDAFAAQVTADGSVYGLVNNAALADGVGGKAVHELAVEEWDRVLNVNLRGTFLVSRALVPSILDYAEQHGTGRVVAIGSDAALYGSPRLTHYIASKGGVSALTRTMARDLGPYGVTVNTVSPGLTESESAQFVPQHRHDLYRLNRALTRPQQPADLVGAVAFLMGDEASYITGQELVVDGGFVLH
- a CDS encoding cupin domain-containing protein, translated to MALDYTTSDLKEFTDSLILTRGTRHEDWDTLGFQAKAGDRFRRAQIRYVGSGATGNHENDNRTIPSRGFTFSNMLLPAGAEGPEHTHHDAEEAFFVLEGEVEVGIHRDGVVEKRTLGYRDMIVVPAGVPRSLENTGTTDALFCVIIGTQKPQVPTYPETSAVFGISRD
- a CDS encoding alpha/beta fold hydrolase; this translates as MIHVADYGTGPAVLMLHGIGGSSDSFSPQFSGLGDSLRILAWDAPGYARSDDPDRPFDLDDYADAAADVIRAHCGDDGAHVLGMSWGGVVATRLALRHPGLVRSLILGDTHAGSGTDADTASAMRSRAADLAANGPADFAARRAPRLLSPEAPDDLVDRVTDIMAGSVRLPGYGHAAESMAATDHTGDLANIDVPTLVLCGDADTVTGVPASQVLAGGIPGAVFVTLRGAGHLANQERPDAFNAWTESFVHITERLREHTPAHV
- a CDS encoding VOC family protein: MNQPIARLRRLRSVELRTHAAAESTDFYSQVWGLRVVEQGREGAWLRGTGDQHHALQLTQADRNGLGRISFAVSTPAEVDEAARRVTAWDIPVVFGPAPLDDVGGGYGLRIVDPEGRILELVADTLAVPALGREDAVPVGVTHVVLNTVDIDAAVRFYCDVLGMRVSDWSEHQMAFLRCNSDHHSIAFNQAQWASVNHVAYEMPTVDHFMRGIGRLRHHGQLPLWGPGKHGPGDNTFSYFADPAGLVCEYTSGIAQVDEDRWLCRVWRRVPELSDLWGTAGPPSRQVREHMAGIPDPGAFERYDLGQAS